A stretch of the Saccharolobus caldissimus genome encodes the following:
- a CDS encoding 50S ribosomal protein L30, giving the protein MVDLLAVVRIRGWAKAPWFINDTLKLLRLSYNFNAMIYPKTKPILGMLNKAAPYITWGEINPDTLKALIQNRLETTSGDKVTDNYIKSSLNIENIDMMVKYLYDGKIYLHKLDSYFKLPIRLHPPKGGFKGSIKRPYKNKGEFGYRGEKINELLWRMM; this is encoded by the coding sequence ATGGTTGATCTATTAGCTGTAGTTAGAATAAGAGGATGGGCAAAGGCTCCATGGTTCATAAATGATACATTAAAATTACTTAGACTAAGTTATAATTTTAATGCAATGATATATCCTAAAACAAAACCTATACTAGGTATGCTAAATAAAGCAGCCCCTTATATAACATGGGGTGAAATAAATCCTGATACTCTTAAGGCATTAATACAAAATAGACTTGAAACGACCAGCGGCGATAAGGTTACAGATAACTATATAAAAAGTTCGTTAAATATAGAAAATATAGATATGATGGTAAAATATTTGTACGATGGTAAAATATATTTGCATAAATTAGATTCATATTTTAAATTGCCTATCCGATTACATCCCCCTAAAGGTGGATTTAAAGGTAGTATTAAGAGACCCTATAAAAATAAAGGAGAGTTTGGATACAGAGGAGAGAAGATAAATGAATTATTATGGAGGATGATGTAA
- a CDS encoding 30S ribosomal protein S5 has protein sequence MAEEVPTINIEEWKPKTTVGRLVKEGKISSIKDLFDRNLPITEPEIVDLLLPKLKYEVIDIKVVQKQTDAGEISRYKVLVVMGNMDGYVSIGYGKAKQLRVAIQKAIRDAKMNIIPVRRGCGSWQCTCGEPHSLPFKVTGKAGSVQVTLLPAPKGTGLVVGSVLKTLLTYAGIKDAWSITKGETRTTENFVKAGYNALYNTYKFVTLQDWARKR, from the coding sequence TTGGCAGAGGAAGTTCCAACTATAAACATAGAGGAGTGGAAACCTAAGACTACAGTGGGGAGATTAGTTAAGGAAGGAAAAATATCTTCAATAAAGGACTTATTTGATAGAAATTTACCTATTACTGAACCAGAAATTGTTGATCTTCTTTTACCTAAATTAAAATATGAAGTAATAGACATAAAAGTTGTTCAAAAGCAGACTGACGCAGGAGAGATATCTAGGTATAAGGTTTTAGTAGTTATGGGAAATATGGATGGGTATGTTAGCATAGGGTATGGTAAAGCTAAACAACTTAGAGTGGCTATCCAAAAAGCTATTAGAGATGCTAAGATGAATATAATACCAGTAAGAAGGGGATGTGGAAGTTGGCAATGCACTTGCGGTGAACCTCATAGCTTACCGTTTAAGGTGACAGGTAAAGCAGGAAGTGTTCAAGTTACACTGTTACCAGCTCCTAAAGGTACTGGTTTAGTTGTAGGAAGCGTGTTAAAAACTCTTTTAACATATGCAGGAATTAAAGACGCATGGTCTATAACTAAAGGTGAAACTAGAACTACTGAAAATTTTGTTAAGGCAGGTTATAATGCGTTATATAATACTTATAAATTTGTTACATTACAAGATTGGGCTAGAAAGAGGTAA
- a CDS encoding 50S ribosomal protein L18 — MAKGPNYKVKFRRRREGKTNYYKRYVYVLSGKIRLVVRITNKYVIAQVVKIAPKGDVVIVAAHSIELVKKFGWKGDTNNTPAAYLTGYLVGLRALKSSINEAIADIGLHVPAKGARVFYVIKGAIDAGLKIPLGEVGIIEERIRGIHIANYAEKLKSEKPELFSRLFSKYLERGLDPKDLPSHFDEVLNKIKASGG; from the coding sequence ATGGCGAAAGGCCCTAACTATAAGGTAAAATTTAGAAGAAGAAGAGAAGGCAAAACTAATTATTATAAAAGATACGTTTACGTTCTTAGTGGCAAAATAAGACTTGTAGTTAGAATAACTAATAAATATGTTATAGCACAAGTTGTTAAAATAGCCCCTAAGGGTGATGTCGTAATTGTAGCAGCTCACTCTATTGAGTTAGTTAAAAAATTTGGGTGGAAGGGTGATACAAATAATACCCCAGCAGCTTATCTTACTGGATATTTAGTAGGGTTAAGGGCTCTAAAGAGTAGTATTAATGAGGCTATAGCAGATATAGGTCTTCATGTACCTGCTAAGGGTGCTAGGGTATTTTATGTAATTAAAGGAGCTATTGATGCTGGCTTAAAAATACCCTTAGGGGAGGTAGGCATTATAGAGGAAAGAATAAGAGGAATTCATATAGCTAATTACGCGGAAAAATTAAAATCAGAAAAACCAGAATTATTTTCTAGACTATTCTCCAAATATTTAGAGAGGGGTTTAGATCCTAAAGATTTACCCTCTCATTTTGATGAGGTATTAAATAAGATAAAGGCTTCAGGTGGTTAA
- a CDS encoding 50S ribosomal protein L19e, which translates to MSDLKLQKRLAAEVVGVGVKRVKIPEEYANEVQEALTKEDIRNLIEEGKIIILKKAGISSGRLKERKRNRRLKSEGKKEGSRKGKKGARARRKELWVNRIRKIRRYLKWLRDNGIIDSHTYRVLYLKAKGGNFKGVSDVRNILIQMGKIKG; encoded by the coding sequence ATGAGTGATTTGAAATTACAAAAGAGATTAGCAGCTGAAGTAGTAGGAGTAGGTGTAAAGAGGGTCAAAATTCCCGAAGAATATGCTAATGAAGTTCAGGAAGCTTTAACCAAAGAAGATATTAGAAATTTAATAGAAGAAGGAAAAATAATAATTCTCAAGAAGGCTGGAATAAGTAGCGGCAGATTAAAAGAGAGAAAAAGAAATAGAAGGCTAAAGAGTGAAGGTAAGAAAGAAGGTAGTAGAAAAGGTAAGAAAGGAGCTAGAGCACGAAGAAAGGAATTATGGGTAAATAGGATAAGAAAAATTAGGAGATATCTCAAGTGGTTAAGAGATAACGGAATTATAGATTCTCATACTTATAGAGTATTATATCTTAAGGCTAAAGGAGGTAACTTTAAAGGTGTTTCAGATGTTAGGAATATTTTAATTCAAATGGGTAAAATTAAGGGGTAA
- a CDS encoding 50S ribosomal protein L32e, producing MNEKKDNRREYLKKIYKIRQKLKSKIPEFLRYDWDKYYRLERQETWRRPYGRDNKTRLKMKGFPPIVSIGYRLPKDIRYLHPSGLTQVIVNNVDDLLKFKDKKDNIIITIGSSVGFKKRLEILNKAKELGFKVSNGGVIT from the coding sequence ATGAACGAGAAAAAAGATAATAGAAGGGAATATCTTAAAAAAATATATAAAATAAGGCAAAAACTAAAGTCTAAGATTCCAGAATTTTTAAGGTATGATTGGGATAAATATTATAGACTGGAAAGACAAGAAACATGGAGAAGACCGTATGGTAGGGATAATAAAACTCGTTTAAAAATGAAGGGATTTCCTCCAATAGTTTCAATAGGTTATAGATTACCTAAGGATATAAGATATTTACACCCAAGTGGGCTTACACAAGTAATAGTAAATAATGTAGACGATCTTCTAAAGTTTAAAGATAAGAAGGATAATATAATCATAACAATAGGATCTTCAGTTGGTTTTAAAAAGAGGCTAGAGATTCTAAATAAGGCCAAAGAATTAGGATTTAAGGTAAGCAATGGAGGTGTGATTACATGA
- a CDS encoding 50S ribosomal protein L6 yields the protein MRAVILKEEIQIPDTVTVRINNLEVAVKGPKGEIVKNFNFAKGIIITLSEDRKKILLETNFADRRKKALFYSIISHIENMIVGVTKGYRYYLKIIYTHFPISVKVVGNEVQITNLIGEKNVRRAKILPGVKVTVKGDDIVVEGINLEAVAQTAANIEAASKISGFDRRVFSDGIYIYKKEVIE from the coding sequence ATGAGAGCAGTAATTTTAAAGGAAGAAATCCAAATCCCAGACACTGTTACCGTAAGAATAAACAATTTAGAAGTTGCAGTAAAAGGTCCTAAAGGGGAAATAGTTAAAAATTTCAATTTCGCTAAAGGAATTATAATAACATTATCAGAAGATAGAAAAAAAATACTATTAGAGACTAATTTTGCTGATAGGAGGAAAAAAGCCCTATTTTACAGTATAATTAGTCATATAGAAAATATGATAGTTGGTGTAACAAAGGGATATAGATACTATTTGAAAATAATATACACACATTTTCCTATATCTGTAAAAGTTGTAGGAAATGAAGTGCAAATAACTAATCTTATCGGGGAAAAAAATGTGAGGAGAGCTAAAATTTTACCAGGAGTAAAAGTGACTGTGAAGGGTGATGATATAGTTGTTGAGGGTATAAATCTAGAAGCTGTTGCACAAACTGCTGCAAATATCGAAGCAGCCTCTAAAATAAGTGGATTTGATAGGCGTGTCTTCTCGGATGGAATCTATATTTATAAAAAAGAGGTGATCGAATGA
- a CDS encoding 30S ribosomal protein S8, whose amino-acid sequence MVVINPLANALTTIYNNEMRRNKQAIIMPASKLIINVLRVMQKEGYIGEFEYIDDGRWGKITVQLLGRINKCGPITPRYPLTYRQMIDLPDYIKRYLPSKEIGIIIVSTSKGVVSHKEAVRMRVGGVALGYVY is encoded by the coding sequence ATGGTTGTAATAAATCCTTTAGCAAACGCATTAACGACAATTTACAATAATGAGATGAGGAGAAATAAGCAAGCTATTATAATGCCGGCTTCTAAGCTTATAATAAATGTACTAAGAGTTATGCAAAAGGAAGGTTATATTGGAGAGTTTGAGTATATAGATGATGGAAGATGGGGAAAGATTACAGTTCAGTTACTAGGAAGGATTAATAAGTGTGGGCCTATAACTCCAAGATATCCTTTAACGTATAGACAGATGATAGACTTACCCGACTATATTAAGCGTTATCTTCCATCTAAAGAAATAGGAATAATAATTGTATCTACATCTAAAGGTGTCGTATCACATAAAGAGGCTGTTAGGATGAGAGTAGGAGGAGTTGCCTTAGGATATGTATATTAA
- a CDS encoding 30S ribosomal protein S14: protein MGKYRPPAERRHGKGVQVCRRCGSRDSVIQKYGIYLCRQCFREVAYELGFKKYW, encoded by the coding sequence ATGGGTAAGTACAGGCCACCTGCAGAAAGAAGACATGGAAAAGGAGTTCAAGTTTGCAGGCGTTGTGGTAGTAGGGACTCTGTTATTCAAAAATATGGAATTTATTTATGTAGGCAATGCTTTAGAGAAGTTGCATATGAATTAGGTTTCAAGAAGTATTGGTGA
- a CDS encoding 50S ribosomal protein L5 gives MTEKSVLVKQNPMKKVKLAKVTVNIGVGESGDRLQKAYQLLEELTGAKPVYTKARKTIREFGIRKGQPIGVKVTLRGKKAEEFLKKALEAVGYRIKESSFDNNGNVSFGIAEHVILPGARYDPDVGIFGMDIAITLERPGYRVARRRRKRAKIPKRHRVTKEEAMEFLKQNFNVQVVKG, from the coding sequence ATGACAGAAAAATCCGTTTTAGTTAAACAGAATCCCATGAAGAAAGTTAAACTAGCTAAAGTCACAGTGAACATAGGTGTAGGTGAGTCTGGCGATAGACTTCAAAAAGCTTATCAATTACTTGAAGAACTAACTGGAGCTAAACCTGTATATACGAAGGCTAGGAAGACTATAAGAGAGTTCGGAATAAGAAAAGGTCAACCTATAGGTGTTAAGGTAACATTAAGAGGCAAGAAGGCTGAGGAATTTCTCAAGAAGGCATTAGAGGCAGTAGGATATAGAATAAAGGAAAGTAGTTTTGATAACAATGGTAACGTATCATTTGGTATAGCTGAACATGTGATATTACCAGGTGCCCGTTACGATCCGGATGTGGGGATATTTGGTATGGATATTGCTATAACACTAGAAAGACCTGGATATAGGGTAGCTAGGAGAAGGAGGAAAAGAGCAAAGATACCTAAAAGACACAGAGTCACTAAAGAAGAAGCGATGGAGTTCTTAAAGCAGAATTTTAATGTACAAGTTGTAAAAGGGTGA
- a CDS encoding 30S ribosomal protein S4e encodes MTHITRFEAPWFLPISKKEYKWVVRANPGPHPISKSIPLALIIRDYLKLAETLKEAKYIISKGKVLVDGRVRKDYKYPVGLMDVISIPSADLYFRVIPDNVRFLKLSKISKEEANYKYVRIMNKTTVKGNKIQLNLEDGRNILLDRDTARKFKTLMTLKIELPSQNILDYYEIKEGAYVLLIGGKNVGFHGVVKSISWSKFKTRKYTVVTVESKDNKTYQTNLLNVMSIGREKPDLRIE; translated from the coding sequence ATGACACATATAACTAGATTTGAGGCGCCATGGTTCTTACCTATAAGTAAAAAGGAATATAAATGGGTTGTTAGGGCCAATCCTGGTCCTCATCCAATCAGTAAAAGTATTCCATTAGCATTGATTATAAGGGATTATTTGAAATTGGCTGAAACTTTGAAAGAAGCTAAATATATTATATCTAAGGGAAAAGTGCTTGTAGACGGAAGGGTCAGGAAAGACTACAAATATCCCGTTGGATTGATGGATGTTATTTCTATTCCATCGGCCGATTTGTATTTTAGGGTTATTCCAGATAATGTAAGATTTTTGAAACTTTCTAAAATATCAAAAGAAGAAGCTAATTATAAATATGTGCGTATAATGAATAAAACAACGGTAAAAGGGAATAAGATTCAGTTAAATCTAGAAGATGGGAGAAATATTCTATTAGATAGGGATACTGCAAGAAAATTTAAAACACTTATGACGTTGAAAATTGAATTACCTAGCCAGAATATATTGGACTATTATGAGATTAAAGAAGGGGCTTATGTTTTATTAATAGGCGGTAAGAACGTTGGTTTCCACGGGGTTGTAAAAAGTATAAGCTGGAGCAAATTTAAAACTAGAAAATATACTGTAGTTACAGTAGAGAGTAAAGACAATAAGACTTACCAAACTAATTTGTTAAATGTAATGAGTATTGGTAGGGAAAAACCAGATTTGAGGATTGAATAA
- the rplX gene encoding 50S ribosomal protein L24: MSSLKPSKQRKRLFNLPLHQRKKLLTAKVSEEIFNQYGIKRINIRKGDTVRVLRGSHSGYEGKVVEVNTKKGRIAIEGLTRKKADGTPVYIWIHASKVMITKLDLSDPKRREKIEKISKLKKEGK; encoded by the coding sequence ATGTCAAGTCTTAAGCCTTCAAAGCAAAGAAAAAGATTATTTAATTTGCCTCTTCATCAGAGAAAAAAATTATTAACGGCTAAAGTTTCAGAAGAAATATTTAATCAGTATGGAATAAAGCGTATAAATATAAGAAAAGGAGACACTGTTAGGGTACTTCGCGGCTCTCATAGTGGTTATGAAGGCAAAGTTGTAGAAGTTAATACTAAAAAAGGTAGAATAGCAATTGAGGGATTAACTAGGAAGAAAGCCGATGGAACACCAGTTTATATCTGGATTCATGCATCGAAAGTCATGATAACTAAATTAGATTTAAGTGATCCTAAAAGAAGAGAAAAAATAGAGAAGATCTCTAAATTAAAGAAGGAGGGTAAGTAA
- a CDS encoding 50S ribosomal protein L14 yields the protein MAEKIQVLGSRKGLTPGIQHYTRVTVADNSGAKEAMIIGVYGYRGVLRRIPFANVADMVMVSVKKGTPEVRKQKFRAVIIRQRMPYRRPDGTWIAFEDNAVVIINPDGTPKGTEIRGPVAKEAAERWPKIASLATLVV from the coding sequence ATGGCCGAAAAGATACAAGTATTAGGGTCTAGAAAAGGTTTAACGCCAGGTATACAACATTATACACGTGTCACAGTTGCTGATAATAGTGGAGCTAAGGAGGCAATGATTATAGGTGTGTATGGATATAGAGGTGTTTTAAGAAGAATACCTTTTGCTAATGTAGCAGATATGGTAATGGTTTCTGTCAAAAAAGGTACTCCAGAAGTCAGAAAGCAAAAATTCAGAGCAGTTATAATAAGGCAAAGAATGCCGTACAGAAGACCAGATGGTACGTGGATAGCTTTTGAAGATAATGCTGTAGTTATAATAAATCCTGACGGAACTCCTAAAGGTACAGAAATTAGAGGTCCTGTTGCTAAAGAAGCTGCTGAAAGATGGCCTAAAATAGCAAGTCTAGCAACATTAGTCGTATAA
- a CDS encoding 30S ribosomal protein S17: MVSKGKLVKDPGIPNVKIPEKTCDDDNCPYHGSLRVRGIILEGTLIKYRGSKSGVVERQYLYYDSKYKRYERRRSRIHVHIPPCVDVKEGDKVIIGECRPISKSISFVVLSKVT; the protein is encoded by the coding sequence ATGGTATCTAAGGGTAAATTAGTGAAAGATCCTGGAATACCTAATGTTAAGATTCCAGAGAAAACGTGCGATGATGATAATTGCCCTTATCATGGATCGTTAAGAGTTAGGGGAATTATATTAGAGGGTACTTTAATTAAATATAGAGGTTCTAAATCTGGAGTTGTAGAAAGGCAGTACTTATATTATGATTCTAAATATAAAAGATATGAGAGGAGAAGAAGCAGGATTCACGTTCATATTCCGCCTTGTGTAGATGTTAAGGAAGGGGATAAAGTTATAATTGGTGAATGTAGACCTATATCTAAATCTATAAGTTTTGTGGTTTTAAGTAAGGTGACTTAA
- a CDS encoding ribonuclease P component 1 family protein, with protein MRLDYIGAKIKILYHSDPSLILREGYIILETEKTFLIKIGDKNKIIRVLKANGIFEITFKGKSFIIAGYKLVGKPWKRIR; from the coding sequence ATGAGATTAGATTATATAGGTGCTAAAATAAAAATCTTATATCATTCCGATCCTTCACTTATTTTAAGGGAAGGTTATATTATCTTAGAGACAGAAAAAACATTTTTGATTAAAATTGGTGATAAAAATAAGATCATAAGAGTGCTAAAGGCCAATGGAATATTTGAGATAACTTTTAAAGGTAAGTCTTTTATAATAGCTGGCTATAAGCTAGTAGGAAAACCTTGGAAAAGGATTAGGTGA
- the rpmC gene encoding 50S ribosomal protein L29 yields MPLDPDDLRKMRKDELLKKLEELRLELIKLRVQARMGTLKNTASIKNTRKDIARILTILNEIRRKTSNKA; encoded by the coding sequence ATGCCATTAGATCCAGACGATTTAAGAAAGATGCGAAAAGATGAACTGCTAAAGAAATTAGAGGAGTTAAGATTAGAACTAATTAAACTTAGAGTACAAGCTAGGATGGGAACTTTAAAGAATACAGCAAGTATTAAAAATACTAGAAAAGATATTGCTAGAATATTAACTATATTAAATGAGATAAGAAGAAAAACTTCTAATAAAGCTTAA
- a CDS encoding 30S ribosomal protein S3: MPNIKRYFLEKSMVKVMIDEYLAKQYYNAEYAGVEVLKTPIGTRVIIYAGRPPMIIGRGGRNIKQLAQIFEKVFGLENPQITITNVENPELNARVMAFRLAVALEKGYHFRRAAFITIRRIMNAGALGAEVTISGKLTSERARYEKLKEGIVYKSGQQLEKMIDRAVAIAMLKPGVYGVEVIITKPLKIEDKISIKETPSVPQEVSVTNVSFIDESSQKKDENKGA, from the coding sequence ATGCCTAATATAAAGAGATATTTTCTAGAAAAGTCTATGGTAAAGGTGATGATAGATGAATATCTTGCAAAGCAATATTATAATGCAGAATACGCTGGTGTTGAGGTGCTAAAAACACCAATAGGAACAAGGGTTATAATTTATGCTGGAAGGCCTCCAATGATAATAGGAAGAGGTGGAAGAAATATAAAGCAATTAGCACAAATATTTGAGAAAGTATTTGGTTTAGAAAATCCTCAAATTACTATAACAAACGTAGAGAATCCAGAATTAAATGCTAGAGTAATGGCATTTAGATTAGCTGTAGCATTAGAAAAAGGTTATCACTTTAGGAGAGCTGCATTTATAACAATAAGAAGGATTATGAATGCAGGTGCTTTAGGTGCAGAGGTTACAATAAGTGGCAAACTTACGTCTGAAAGGGCTAGATACGAGAAGTTAAAAGAGGGTATAGTCTATAAAAGCGGACAACAATTAGAGAAAATGATAGATAGAGCTGTAGCAATAGCAATGTTAAAACCGGGCGTATATGGTGTAGAAGTTATAATAACTAAACCTCTAAAAATTGAAGATAAAATAAGTATAAAAGAGACTCCCTCCGTGCCCCAAGAAGTTTCAGTTACAAATGTCTCATTTATTGATGAATCAAGTCAGAAAAAGGATGAAAATAAGGGTGCTTAG
- a CDS encoding 50S ribosomal protein L22, with translation MASWIYPQLNVDELKIAKAVVRDVPVSIKDLYNVCKAIRGMYLHDAKNFLNRVLEEKEALPYWRYYKGASHKSNISPKWKIKAGRYPKKAIRYVLKLLENAEANASNKGLDSDKLIIKHIAAHKGFTLKRYMPRAFGRATAKYRRTSNIEVILEEVE, from the coding sequence ATGGCATCTTGGATATATCCACAATTAAATGTGGATGAATTGAAAATTGCCAAAGCAGTAGTTAGAGATGTTCCAGTCTCAATAAAAGACCTTTATAATGTTTGTAAGGCCATAAGGGGTATGTATCTTCATGATGCAAAGAATTTTCTTAATAGAGTATTAGAGGAAAAAGAAGCACTACCTTATTGGAGATACTATAAGGGTGCTTCACATAAGTCTAATATATCACCTAAATGGAAAATTAAAGCTGGTAGGTATCCTAAGAAGGCAATAAGATACGTTTTAAAGTTATTAGAAAATGCAGAAGCTAATGCATCAAATAAGGGACTAGATAGTGACAAGTTAATAATTAAACATATAGCTGCACACAAGGGATTTACATTAAAGAGATACATGCCTAGAGCGTTTGGGAGGGCTACTGCAAAATATAGAAGGACAAGCAATATTGAGGTAATATTAGAGGAGGTAGAGTGA
- a CDS encoding 30S ribosomal protein S19, which yields MSVEIPPEWKSFKYRGKSIDELLNMPMDEFIKLLPARQRRSLKRGFTDAQRRLLEKIRKYRKEGRINKVIKTHVRDLVILPEMIGLKLAVYNGKEFVEFTVTPEMIGHYLGEYSITTKKVEHGEPGLKATRSSLFLAMKG from the coding sequence ATGTCAGTAGAAATACCACCCGAATGGAAAAGTTTTAAGTATAGGGGTAAGAGCATTGACGAACTATTAAATATGCCAATGGACGAATTCATTAAATTATTACCTGCGAGGCAAAGAAGGTCGTTAAAAAGAGGATTCACAGATGCTCAACGACGTTTACTAGAGAAGATAAGAAAATATAGGAAAGAAGGGAGAATCAATAAGGTTATAAAAACACATGTTAGGGATTTGGTTATATTACCTGAGATGATAGGACTTAAGTTAGCTGTATATAATGGTAAAGAGTTTGTTGAGTTTACAGTAACACCTGAGATGATAGGACATTATTTAGGTGAATACTCAATAACTACGAAGAAAGTTGAGCATGGAGAACCTGGACTCAAAGCTACTAGGTCAAGTCTATTCTTAGCTATGAAGGGATGA
- a CDS encoding 50S ribosomal protein L2 produces the protein MGKRLLQQRAGKGSPNFRNPGWLRVGKVRYPNISGHFVGKVIDIVHNPGMNAPVALVKLENGMKFFMQAVQGMFINQKIEFGKGSPIANGNVIEVGDAPEGATICNVEENFGDGGKYARSAGAYAIVVGKSGDKVLIRLPSGKIKAVSSKARATVGIVAGGGVTEKPLLKAGANYWKYKVKARKWPRVRGVAMNAVDHPHGGGLHQSVSRPSTVSRNAPPGRKVGHIAARRTGRKEGK, from the coding sequence TTGGGTAAGAGATTGTTACAACAAAGGGCTGGTAAAGGATCCCCTAATTTTAGAAATCCTGGTTGGTTAAGAGTAGGAAAAGTTAGATATCCAAATATAAGCGGGCACTTTGTGGGTAAGGTAATAGATATAGTTCATAACCCAGGGATGAATGCTCCAGTAGCATTAGTAAAGCTTGAAAATGGTATGAAATTTTTCATGCAAGCCGTTCAGGGGATGTTTATAAACCAAAAAATAGAGTTTGGCAAAGGATCACCAATAGCCAACGGTAACGTTATTGAAGTGGGCGATGCACCAGAAGGTGCTACAATATGTAACGTTGAGGAGAATTTTGGAGATGGGGGGAAATATGCAAGAAGTGCGGGGGCTTATGCTATTGTAGTAGGTAAAAGCGGTGATAAAGTACTTATTAGGTTACCATCTGGGAAAATAAAGGCTGTATCAAGCAAGGCAAGAGCTACTGTTGGTATAGTAGCTGGTGGTGGAGTTACTGAAAAACCGTTACTTAAAGCTGGGGCTAATTATTGGAAGTATAAGGTAAAGGCTAGAAAGTGGCCTAGAGTAAGAGGAGTTGCAATGAATGCAGTAGATCATCCGCATGGTGGGGGTCTACATCAAAGTGTGAGTAGACCATCTACCGTATCCAGAAATGCACCACCTGGAAGAAAGGTTGGCCATATTGCTGCTAGAAGAACAGGAAGGAAAGAGGGTAAGTGA
- a CDS encoding 50S ribosomal protein L23, protein MIRYALSTEKALRLIENNNTLTFIVDKNDTKGEIKKYVEKLFGVKVVKVNVLITPQGYKKAYVKLAPEYKASDVAHKLGIL, encoded by the coding sequence TTGATTAGATATGCATTATCCACAGAAAAAGCGTTAAGATTAATTGAGAATAATAATACACTTACATTTATAGTTGACAAAAATGATACTAAAGGAGAAATAAAAAAATATGTAGAAAAATTATTTGGGGTTAAGGTAGTTAAAGTAAACGTGCTTATAACCCCGCAGGGGTATAAGAAAGCTTATGTAAAATTAGCTCCAGAATATAAGGCAAGTGATGTAGCGCATAAATTAGGTATACTATGA
- the rpl4p gene encoding 50S ribosomal protein L4 encodes MYLELVQKITDVLDKEGNKVKEIQLPLIFSYPVRKDLIRRAFLSSFTKSLQPKGRDPMAGKRTSAESFGINLGLARVPRVKNSGEAALAPNTVGGRAAFPPSPEERIVEEINEKEKRLAIISAISATADSNFVRARGHMFKESLKFPIVVSDEIADLKTASEVEEFFKKLGIYEDIIRVKEGIRIRAGKGKMRGRRYKKPVGPLIVVHDYNLPIFKAARNLAGVDVVCAKDLSVIHLAPGTHPGRLTVYTESSIKILGNRLSKRLVI; translated from the coding sequence ATGTATCTAGAATTAGTTCAGAAGATAACTGATGTATTAGATAAAGAGGGAAATAAAGTTAAAGAAATTCAGTTACCTCTAATATTCTCATACCCAGTTAGAAAAGACTTAATAAGACGTGCTTTTCTATCCTCTTTTACAAAATCATTACAACCGAAAGGAAGAGATCCCATGGCAGGTAAAAGAACTAGTGCTGAGAGTTTTGGAATTAATTTAGGATTAGCTAGAGTTCCTAGAGTTAAGAACTCAGGAGAAGCAGCGCTAGCACCTAATACTGTGGGAGGTAGAGCAGCTTTCCCACCATCTCCAGAAGAAAGAATTGTAGAAGAAATAAATGAAAAGGAAAAGAGGTTAGCAATTATTAGTGCAATTAGTGCAACAGCAGATAGCAATTTTGTTAGAGCTAGAGGTCACATGTTTAAAGAGTCCTTAAAATTTCCAATAGTAGTGTCTGATGAAATTGCTGACTTAAAAACTGCTAGTGAGGTTGAAGAGTTTTTCAAAAAATTAGGAATTTATGAAGATATAATAAGAGTTAAAGAGGGAATTAGGATAAGGGCAGGAAAAGGTAAGATGAGAGGTAGAAGATATAAGAAGCCAGTCGGTCCATTAATTGTGGTTCATGATTACAATCTACCAATATTTAAAGCTGCTCGAAATTTAGCTGGTGTAGACGTAGTATGTGCAAAAGACCTTAGTGTTATACATTTAGCACCAGGAACGCATCCAGGTAGACTTACTGTTTATACTGAAAGTAGTATAAAAATATTAGGTAACAGATTAAGTAAAAGGCTGGTGATTTAA